One Candidatus Cardinium hertigii DNA window includes the following coding sequences:
- the rho gene encoding transcription termination factor Rho produces the protein MYNIEALNQKLLSELREIAEKFKVKNYKTLSKEELIYKILDQQAIAPVSDASRKKSNGVTDPPTQVKGHAPSLAGRRSYLRTKSAQIASDGSVTHNGTGETLKVEDKGVSERSSAAMPHTNEPKGIITLNDKQNKKESAGLNNLDTTIEGEGVLEIMQDGYGFLRSSDYHYLASPDDVYVSPSQIKLFNLKTGDTVHGVIRAPKEGEKYFALLKVVSMNGITVEEGRNRIPFEHLVPLSPNKKLNISNGATQYSTRIMDLFSPIGKGQRGMIVAQPKTGKTVLLKEIANAIAGNHPEVYLIVLLIGERPEEVTDMSRSVKAEVIASTFDEQAERHVKVSNIVLEKAKRMVECGRDVVILLDSITRLARAHNTVSPSSGKILSGGIDANALHKPQRFFGAARNVEHGGSLTILATALIDTGSKMDEVIFEEFKGTGNMELQLDRKLANKRIYPAIDVPASGTRREELLMSREELSRIWILRNIMADMSAIEAMDFLLKKMRGTQNNEEFLASMSN, from the coding sequence ATGTACAATATCGAAGCGCTTAATCAGAAGTTGCTCTCTGAATTACGCGAAATAGCAGAAAAGTTTAAAGTGAAGAATTATAAAACACTTTCAAAGGAGGAATTGATTTATAAAATATTAGATCAACAAGCTATAGCTCCTGTTAGTGATGCATCACGCAAGAAGAGCAATGGGGTTACTGATCCTCCTACACAGGTTAAAGGGCATGCCCCCTCATTGGCTGGCAGAAGAAGCTATCTAAGAACCAAATCGGCACAAATCGCCAGTGATGGATCGGTAACCCATAACGGAACAGGAGAAACCCTAAAGGTGGAAGATAAAGGCGTAAGTGAGCGATCTTCTGCTGCTATGCCTCATACAAATGAGCCCAAAGGAATCATAACATTGAATGACAAGCAAAATAAGAAGGAATCAGCTGGGCTAAATAATTTAGATACGACGATTGAAGGGGAAGGTGTATTAGAGATTATGCAAGATGGTTATGGGTTCTTACGTTCCTCAGACTATCATTATTTAGCTAGTCCAGATGATGTGTATGTCTCTCCCTCACAAATCAAATTATTTAATTTAAAAACAGGGGATACGGTTCATGGAGTGATACGAGCTCCTAAAGAAGGGGAAAAGTATTTTGCCCTTTTAAAGGTAGTTTCCATGAATGGCATAACGGTAGAAGAGGGACGCAACCGGATTCCCTTTGAGCATCTTGTACCGCTTTCTCCTAATAAAAAATTAAATATTTCCAATGGGGCTACACAATATTCTACCCGTATTATGGATCTTTTCTCTCCTATTGGGAAGGGACAACGCGGTATGATTGTAGCACAGCCTAAAACTGGTAAAACCGTATTATTAAAAGAGATAGCCAATGCCATTGCTGGCAACCATCCAGAGGTCTATTTGATTGTACTTTTAATTGGAGAACGGCCGGAAGAGGTTACGGATATGTCGCGCAGTGTAAAGGCAGAAGTTATTGCTTCTACCTTTGATGAGCAAGCAGAGCGTCATGTGAAAGTTTCTAATATTGTTTTAGAAAAAGCAAAAAGAATGGTAGAATGTGGCCGTGATGTAGTAATTTTACTAGATTCTATTACGCGATTGGCTCGGGCACATAATACCGTCAGTCCTTCTTCTGGAAAAATACTTTCTGGTGGTATTGATGCCAATGCATTGCATAAGCCGCAACGATTTTTTGGGGCAGCACGCAATGTAGAGCATGGAGGATCGCTTACGATTCTTGCTACGGCACTTATTGATACAGGTTCTAAGATGGATGAGGTAATTTTTGAGGAATTCAAAGGTACAGGTAATATGGAATTACAGTTGGATCGTAAGCTGGCTAATAAGCGTATTTATCCAGCTATTGACGTACCTGCTTCCGGTACCCGACGGGAAGAGTTGTTGATGTCTAGAGAAGAATTATCACGTATCTGGATACTTCGTAATATAATGGCAGATATGAGTGCCATTGAAGCGATGGATTTCCTTTTAAAGAAAATGCGTGGGACACAAAATAATGAGGAGTTCTTGGCTTCTATGAGTAATTGA
- the rsmG gene encoding 16S rRNA (guanine(527)-N(7))-methyltransferase RsmG, producing MNRQEQFARIIHYFPAFTADQIALLNRLDLLYGDWNSKINLISRKDIHQLYLHHVLHALAIAKVITFVPHTMVLDLGTGGGFPGIPLAIAFPEVQFHLVDAIGKKIKAVQAIAMELGLSNVTVICRREESLEQAYDFVVGRAVSNLETFYKWSKSKIAKEQKNSLPNGMLYLTGQPTTLPACMQLYALQLFFQETFFKEKCLVYAAAPPDKTF from the coding sequence ATGAACCGACAGGAACAGTTTGCGCGTATAATACACTATTTTCCAGCGTTTACTGCTGATCAAATAGCACTTTTAAATCGTTTGGATTTGCTCTATGGCGATTGGAATAGCAAAATTAATCTTATTTCCCGAAAAGACATCCATCAGTTGTATTTGCATCATGTATTACACGCATTAGCCATTGCAAAAGTCATTACTTTTGTTCCCCATACGATGGTATTGGATCTAGGAACAGGAGGCGGATTCCCAGGTATTCCGCTGGCTATTGCATTTCCCGAAGTACAATTTCATTTGGTTGATGCCATAGGTAAAAAAATAAAAGCAGTGCAAGCCATTGCAATGGAATTAGGACTTTCCAATGTTACCGTAATTTGCAGAAGAGAAGAAAGCCTAGAGCAGGCTTATGATTTTGTAGTAGGAAGAGCTGTATCCAATTTGGAAACATTTTATAAATGGTCAAAAAGTAAAATAGCTAAAGAACAAAAAAATAGCCTGCCCAATGGCATGCTATACCTTACTGGGCAACCTACAACCCTTCCCGCTTGTATGCAGCTGTATGCGCTTCAGCTATTTTTTCAGGAGACTTTTTTTAAGGAAAAATGCTTGGTATATGCTGCCGCACCGCCTGATAAGACGTTTTAA
- a CDS encoding ATP-dependent Clp protease proteolytic subunit produces MLSFSNMPCKQRLRCGLLFLFGLLLSVQDTAIAKDVKAKKEGKETVVVSPLPQEVAAVKLRAADVSKESLQKELAQENALNRALLEKKLAGIMAQIEQLRLEKERRRLSKEAEEETLQEAHNKAMQSLRMEKEKLVMELELAQARFAKKMEQYSIQLAELEKEMQLKKGQAQLLQETKNHLQAEIEVLNAKTERSKCIETKPTYLKNPLRKKDNVLVLSDRCVKLDGCITSWKANYIVDQIQFFNNKNSFYPIFLVIGRSPGGEVFGLFNILQAIEHSKAPVYVVVREYAASGAALIATLAPKSYALPNATILHHQPYNFSFYLNVREAEEFHNDLIQTWKRLGGRVAKKMGISLKALDAKLYQKNSSGDWKEYADQAKKLKWIDVVVNGIEESAVAAFPDAECYTRENYLKGYFGSNQALDKETSVDQLYGYPLQPGNFDYSYRPRNQSHYKLK; encoded by the coding sequence ATGTTATCATTTTCAAATATGCCCTGTAAGCAGAGGTTAAGGTGTGGATTGCTATTCCTATTTGGTTTATTGCTATCAGTTCAGGATACAGCAATAGCTAAAGATGTAAAAGCTAAAAAAGAGGGAAAGGAAACGGTAGTTGTATCTCCCCTTCCTCAGGAGGTAGCCGCTGTTAAGCTCCGTGCTGCTGATGTAAGTAAAGAGTCTTTGCAAAAAGAATTAGCGCAAGAGAATGCGTTAAATCGGGCATTGCTGGAAAAGAAATTAGCCGGTATAATGGCACAAATTGAACAGCTTCGCCTTGAAAAAGAGCGCAGGCGCTTATCTAAGGAAGCGGAAGAAGAGACGCTCCAGGAGGCCCATAATAAGGCCATGCAGTCGCTGCGCATGGAAAAAGAAAAGCTAGTGATGGAACTGGAGTTAGCACAGGCTAGGTTTGCAAAAAAAATGGAGCAGTATAGCATTCAGCTGGCGGAATTGGAAAAGGAAATGCAATTGAAAAAAGGGCAAGCACAGCTATTGCAGGAAACTAAAAATCATTTACAAGCAGAGATAGAGGTACTTAATGCTAAAACAGAACGTAGTAAATGTATTGAAACGAAACCTACCTATTTAAAAAACCCCTTGCGTAAAAAGGATAATGTATTGGTTCTTTCTGACCGTTGTGTCAAGTTAGATGGGTGTATTACATCGTGGAAAGCAAATTATATAGTAGATCAGATTCAGTTTTTTAATAATAAGAATAGCTTTTATCCTATTTTCCTAGTAATCGGTCGTTCACCAGGTGGAGAGGTATTTGGTTTATTTAATATTTTACAAGCTATTGAGCATAGTAAGGCACCGGTCTATGTAGTAGTAAGGGAGTATGCTGCTTCTGGGGCTGCACTCATTGCTACATTGGCACCCAAATCTTATGCCCTTCCCAATGCAACAATCTTGCATCATCAGCCTTATAACTTTTCTTTTTATTTGAATGTACGGGAAGCAGAGGAGTTCCATAATGACCTGATACAAACATGGAAGCGTTTAGGTGGACGTGTAGCTAAAAAAATGGGCATATCGCTTAAAGCATTAGATGCTAAGCTGTATCAAAAAAATAGTAGTGGTGATTGGAAAGAATATGCAGATCAGGCTAAGAAATTAAAATGGATAGACGTGGTTGTAAACGGCATTGAGGAAAGTGCTGTAGCTGCCTTCCCAGATGCCGAATGCTATACGAGAGAAAATTATTTGAAAGGATACTTTGGTAGTAACCAGGCCCTAGATAAAGAAACGTCTGTGGATCAATTGTATGGCTATCCCTTGCAACCAGGTAATTTTGACTATAGCTATAGGCCTCGTAATCAATCGCATTACAAGCTAAAATAG
- a CDS encoding thymidine kinase, producing the protein MKHASMTGCVCQARGSIHLIIGPMFSGKTTELFRLTKRYILAGKKTILVKYAKDKRHNTDMATTHDRVHREAFSTLRIKDVYNSIINYDIIGIDEGQFFPDIVPYAQKLANQGKTLLIAALNGDYLQKPFRPIATLLAQAERIEKLNAVCQLCGHSASFTYRIIARPERELIGGIESYQAVCRLCYRDLYKKKSVIEQENARSAI; encoded by the coding sequence TTGAAACATGCATCTATGACTGGATGTGTCTGTCAGGCACGTGGTAGCATTCACTTAATCATTGGGCCGATGTTTAGTGGTAAGACAACAGAGCTTTTTCGCCTTACCAAGCGTTATATTTTAGCAGGTAAAAAAACGATACTGGTGAAATATGCCAAGGACAAGCGGCACAATACTGACATGGCCACTACCCATGACAGGGTTCATAGGGAAGCATTTTCCACATTACGCATAAAAGATGTATACAACAGCATCATCAATTATGATATTATTGGCATTGATGAAGGGCAATTTTTCCCTGATATAGTACCTTACGCACAAAAATTAGCCAATCAGGGTAAAACGCTACTCATTGCAGCACTGAATGGGGATTACCTTCAAAAACCATTTCGACCTATTGCTACCCTACTTGCACAGGCCGAACGGATTGAAAAGCTAAATGCTGTTTGTCAGCTTTGCGGTCATTCTGCCTCTTTCACTTACCGTATCATTGCTCGTCCTGAACGCGAATTAATTGGAGGGATAGAAAGTTACCAAGCCGTTTGCCGCCTTTGCTATAGGGATTTGTATAAAAAGAAAAGCGTCATAGAACAGGAAAACGCTCGATCAGCAATTTAA
- the ybeY gene encoding rRNA maturation RNase YbeY, which yields MHQSIDYFSEDINFKLKRKKEISLWLQAVIEQEGYALEQLNFIFCSDSYLHGYNKHYLNHDTLTDVITFDYATKEKTIYGDIYISIERIKENAAMYQEAFLRELYRVMLHGLLHLLTYKDATLDEKKLMRAKEAYYLTKRSTLT from the coding sequence ATGCATCAATCTATTGATTATTTTTCAGAGGATATCAACTTTAAGCTAAAGCGGAAAAAAGAAATTTCGTTATGGTTACAAGCTGTTATAGAGCAAGAAGGCTACGCTTTAGAGCAGCTTAATTTTATTTTTTGTTCCGATTCCTATTTACATGGCTATAATAAGCATTATTTGAATCATGATACGTTGACCGATGTAATTACATTTGATTATGCTACAAAAGAAAAAACCATTTACGGAGATATTTATATCAGTATAGAACGCATAAAAGAGAATGCAGCAATGTATCAAGAAGCTTTTCTAAGAGAGCTTTATAGGGTTATGCTACATGGTTTGTTGCATTTACTTACATACAAAGACGCTACGTTAGACGAAAAAAAACTAATGCGGGCGAAAGAAGCATACTATCTAACCAAACGTTCTACGCTTACTTAA
- a CDS encoding YifB family Mg chelatase-like AAA ATPase, which yields MVTQSFSSAVYGVNASIISIEVSIVSGTSLFMVGLPDSAIKESQHRIESVLKQIHYAMPRQRVIVNLAPAAIRKEGSAYDLPIALAILHASAQCHLLHLASYTIMGELALDGSLRPVKGILPMAIEAHARGFKGIIVPAKNGTEAAVVEQLEVVAISHITEAIAFLEGKCSILPITVEVDQLLETCAKGYEVDFSDIQGQENIKRALEIAAAGGHNVMMIGPPGSGKTMLAKRLPSILPPFTLAEALETTKIYSVIGRLDASCGLLTRRPFRAPHHTISDVALVGGGSFPAPGEISLAHHGVLFLDELPEFKRNVLEVLRQPLEEGKVVIARAKCTVEFPAKIMLIASMNPCPCGYYNHPDKACVCSVLAVQRYLNKISGPLLDRIDLHVEVTPLLFQTLTSNEKGEASSRVRERVIHARTMQRQRFQHYPHGYINAHMSLQMIKRFCPLPQAGKKLLQVAMEKLGLSARAYDRIIKVARTIADLAESEPILEMHLAEAIQYRSLDRKEWGG from the coding sequence ATGGTTACGCAATCTTTCAGTAGTGCCGTATATGGTGTAAATGCTTCCATCATTTCTATAGAGGTAAGCATTGTAAGCGGAACCAGTTTATTTATGGTAGGGTTGCCGGATAGTGCCATTAAGGAAAGCCAGCATCGCATTGAGTCTGTACTAAAACAGATACACTATGCCATGCCCCGTCAACGTGTGATTGTAAACCTAGCACCAGCAGCTATACGGAAGGAAGGGTCGGCTTATGATTTACCTATTGCATTGGCCATTTTACATGCCTCTGCACAATGCCATTTATTACATTTAGCTTCCTATACTATTATGGGTGAGTTAGCTTTAGATGGGAGCCTTAGACCAGTGAAGGGCATCTTACCCATGGCTATAGAAGCCCATGCAAGAGGCTTTAAAGGGATTATTGTGCCAGCTAAAAATGGGACAGAAGCAGCTGTGGTGGAACAGTTAGAGGTCGTTGCCATAAGCCATATTACAGAAGCCATTGCCTTCTTAGAGGGGAAGTGCAGCATACTGCCCATAACAGTAGAGGTTGATCAGCTACTGGAAACGTGTGCGAAGGGATATGAGGTGGATTTTTCAGATATACAAGGACAAGAAAATATAAAGCGGGCATTGGAAATTGCCGCAGCAGGTGGCCATAACGTTATGATGATAGGCCCTCCCGGATCAGGCAAAACGATGCTAGCCAAGCGATTGCCTTCTATTCTTCCCCCATTTACTTTAGCTGAAGCACTAGAAACTACTAAAATTTATTCTGTAATAGGTCGTTTGGATGCTTCCTGTGGACTTTTAACGCGTAGACCTTTTCGCGCGCCACACCATACCATTAGTGACGTCGCATTGGTAGGAGGTGGTAGCTTTCCCGCTCCTGGGGAAATTTCCTTGGCACACCATGGGGTTTTGTTTTTAGATGAATTGCCAGAATTTAAACGCAATGTATTGGAAGTATTGCGCCAACCGCTCGAAGAGGGTAAAGTGGTTATTGCCAGAGCCAAATGCACTGTTGAATTCCCAGCTAAAATTATGCTTATTGCTAGTATGAATCCTTGTCCCTGTGGTTATTACAACCATCCTGACAAAGCATGTGTATGTAGTGTGCTTGCCGTTCAGCGTTATCTTAATAAAATTAGCGGACCCTTATTAGATAGAATAGATCTTCACGTAGAGGTCACCCCTCTGCTTTTTCAAACGTTAACGAGTAACGAGAAAGGAGAAGCAAGCAGTAGGGTGCGCGAACGAGTAATACATGCCAGAACCATGCAAAGGCAACGTTTTCAGCATTACCCACACGGTTACATCAATGCGCATATGTCTCTGCAGATGATTAAACGATTCTGCCCACTTCCCCAAGCAGGTAAAAAATTATTGCAAGTGGCTATGGAAAAATTAGGTCTTTCGGCAAGAGCGTATGATAGAATTATAAAAGTAGCCAGAACTATTGCTGATCTAGCAGAAAGTGAACCTATATTAGAAATGCATTTGGCAGAAGCAATCCAATACCGTAGCTTAGATCGAAAGGAATGGGGTGGTTGA
- the tyrS gene encoding tyrosine--tRNA ligase: MKNFVAYLHWRGMIHDMVPGVEEHLNSGMVTGYIGFDPSAPSLHLGNLVTLMLLKHFQEAGHKPVVVVGGATAMIGDPSWRAQERMLLSEEEIRYNEACIGQQLKQFLDFSNGNNKAVLLNNLDWLKDFSFLPFLRDVGKHIPVGYMLSKDSVKKRLEKGISYTEFAYQLLQGFDFYYLYTNQGVTLQMGGADQWGNLTTGIELIRKKAQGQAFAITSPLLTRADGSKFGKTATGTNIWLDPLKTSPYALYQFLLNCTDGEAEKLIKIFSFCSKEELETLIVAHCAKPETRLLQQTVAKIVTTMVHSEEACRKAMACSAILFGNASSVEALYALDEADLLTVCAAIAKITIARTVWDTVDSVMSLLSMATEGMITASKSDAKRMINARGIMVNKTLVTDPYQKPTIPLLHGRYLLVQKGKKNYYLIIVE, translated from the coding sequence ATGAAAAATTTTGTTGCCTATTTACACTGGCGTGGTATGATCCATGACATGGTGCCTGGTGTAGAGGAGCATCTCAATAGCGGTATGGTTACTGGTTACATTGGTTTTGATCCTTCTGCTCCTTCCTTACATTTAGGTAATTTAGTGACCTTAATGTTGCTCAAGCACTTCCAAGAAGCAGGTCATAAACCTGTTGTAGTGGTAGGAGGGGCTACAGCTATGATTGGGGATCCCTCTTGGCGTGCCCAAGAACGCATGCTGCTATCAGAAGAAGAAATTCGCTATAATGAAGCTTGTATAGGGCAGCAGTTGAAACAGTTCTTAGATTTTTCGAATGGGAACAATAAAGCCGTTTTGCTCAATAACCTGGATTGGTTAAAAGATTTTTCTTTTTTACCTTTTTTGCGTGATGTAGGGAAGCATATACCTGTGGGCTATATGTTGTCTAAGGATAGTGTAAAAAAACGGCTTGAAAAAGGGATCTCTTATACAGAATTTGCCTATCAGCTCTTACAAGGTTTTGATTTTTATTACCTCTATACCAATCAAGGCGTAACCTTACAGATGGGTGGAGCTGATCAGTGGGGAAATCTAACCACCGGCATAGAGCTTATTCGTAAAAAAGCACAAGGACAAGCCTTCGCAATAACATCTCCATTGCTTACCCGTGCAGATGGATCCAAATTTGGCAAGACAGCAACGGGGACCAATATATGGTTGGATCCTCTTAAAACTTCTCCTTATGCGCTCTATCAATTCTTATTAAATTGCACGGATGGGGAAGCTGAAAAATTAATTAAAATCTTTTCGTTTTGTAGTAAAGAAGAGCTAGAGACACTAATCGTAGCCCATTGTGCTAAGCCAGAGACACGTCTTTTGCAGCAAACAGTAGCTAAAATCGTAACTACTATGGTTCATTCAGAGGAAGCCTGTAGGAAAGCTATGGCTTGTTCTGCTATTCTTTTTGGAAATGCTTCCTCTGTAGAAGCGCTTTATGCATTAGATGAGGCTGATTTATTAACCGTTTGTGCGGCTATTGCTAAAATTACTATTGCGCGAACGGTATGGGATACAGTAGATAGCGTAATGTCCCTTTTATCTATGGCTACAGAAGGCATGATTACTGCCTCTAAATCAGATGCAAAACGCATGATAAATGCACGTGGTATCATGGTGAATAAGACGCTGGTTACAGATCCTTATCAGAAACCGACCATTCCTTTATTGCATGGCCGTTATCTATTGGTACAGAAAGGCAAGAAAAATTATTATCTTATTATAGTAGAATAG
- a CDS encoding ArnT family glycosyltransferase codes for MQLFRKPSYIFLIGTLFIFGLIFSLGIGSVSLFDLDELYFAEITREMMLTGRYSQVTFHFKPLYEKPPLFFWIQAASMHLWGMNEIGARFPNLLCGLLTLCTLYHIGKKYQNSKFGWLWMCLYGSSFLPHFYFKTAIMDPWLNYCLLLSLYFLSFTATGRKQIWLYRGGAGLCMGLALLIKGPIGAVIPVATFALSAIWFSGIPFSFQQLIGVLLIAVTLFACWLVPEIYHNGTVFIKEFWSYHWMLYQQPVATHQQAWYYHYWVLVLGCFPSSLFAIAFFLKRKHWIRTSYFAAAMQAVGVVVLFVFTLVGTKIVHYSSMTYFPITFFAADFLSQHIEQKRAIPRWILISFIGVGTTVGGCLLLLPWLMQHKAWFIDWILNQDILYALETAVVWNCWDSLPGLCYLIGSGIALHAAVKKQLYRFVGSIVCVPLLVLALLLNRIAPKIESYTQKAVVDFCRTHQDQDVYMVPLGFKAAAPHFYTHKSLQNGLKEANLSWLLTGPIDKPCFFILYKSDATLLEPYRDIVCIQSNPGCFAFYQRLPPASG; via the coding sequence ATGCAACTGTTTCGAAAGCCATCTTATATATTCCTCATTGGTACACTTTTTATTTTTGGCCTAATTTTTTCCTTAGGCATCGGTAGCGTATCGCTTTTTGATTTAGATGAGCTCTATTTTGCTGAGATTACTAGGGAAATGATGCTTACAGGTCGTTATAGCCAGGTGACTTTTCATTTTAAGCCACTATATGAAAAACCACCCCTTTTCTTTTGGATTCAGGCAGCTAGCATGCACCTTTGGGGTATGAACGAAATAGGTGCTCGTTTTCCCAATTTGTTATGTGGGTTGCTTACACTCTGTACCTTATACCACATAGGCAAAAAATACCAAAATAGTAAATTTGGTTGGCTATGGATGTGCTTGTATGGCAGTAGTTTTTTACCTCATTTCTACTTTAAAACAGCCATTATGGATCCTTGGTTGAATTATTGTTTGTTGCTGTCTCTCTATTTTTTATCCTTTACAGCTACCGGTCGTAAGCAAATTTGGTTGTATAGAGGAGGAGCAGGGCTGTGTATGGGGCTTGCATTGCTTATTAAGGGTCCTATTGGTGCTGTTATACCCGTTGCTACATTTGCCTTATCCGCTATTTGGTTTAGCGGGATTCCTTTCTCCTTCCAGCAACTTATAGGCGTATTGCTCATAGCCGTTACGCTGTTCGCCTGCTGGCTTGTTCCAGAGATTTACCATAATGGAACCGTATTTATAAAGGAATTTTGGTCATACCATTGGATGCTCTACCAGCAACCTGTTGCGACGCATCAGCAGGCTTGGTATTACCACTATTGGGTACTTGTTCTCGGTTGCTTTCCCTCTTCCCTTTTTGCTATTGCCTTTTTTTTAAAAAGAAAACATTGGATCCGAACATCCTATTTTGCGGCTGCTATGCAAGCTGTAGGAGTAGTTGTGCTCTTTGTTTTTACTTTGGTAGGTACAAAGATTGTGCATTATAGTTCTATGACCTATTTCCCTATAACTTTTTTTGCAGCTGATTTTTTATCCCAGCATATAGAACAAAAACGTGCTATACCGCGGTGGATCTTAATCAGCTTTATAGGGGTGGGTACCACAGTAGGAGGCTGCTTACTTCTGCTACCTTGGCTTATGCAGCACAAAGCATGGTTTATAGATTGGATACTGAATCAAGATATACTTTATGCATTGGAAACAGCAGTAGTATGGAACTGTTGGGATAGTCTCCCTGGCCTATGCTACCTCATAGGTAGTGGGATAGCTTTGCATGCTGCTGTAAAAAAACAGTTGTATCGCTTTGTTGGGAGCATAGTTTGTGTACCCCTTCTAGTATTGGCCCTACTTTTAAACCGTATAGCCCCTAAGATAGAATCCTATACGCAAAAAGCAGTTGTAGATTTTTGTAGGACCCATCAAGACCAAGATGTGTATATGGTTCCCCTTGGTTTTAAAGCTGCTGCACCACATTTCTATACCCATAAATCACTGCAAAATGGATTAAAAGAGGCGAATCTTTCATGGCTTTTAACGGGACCCATTGATAAACCTTGCTTTTTTATCTTATACAAAAGCGATGCAACGCTTCTGGAACCTTATAGAGATATAGTTTGTATCCAATCCAACCCAGGCTGTTTTGCATTTTACCAGCGGCTGCCACCTGCTTCAGGATAA